A window from Roseburia sp. 499 encodes these proteins:
- the aroE gene encoding shikimate dehydrogenase gives MNYEITGKTKLTGLLGSPVAHSISPQMHNEAFRQLGLDYVYLAFDVPPEHLEAAVLGLKAAGICGFNLTMPLKVHIIPLLDELTPAARLANAVNTVIVKDGKLIGHNTDGIGYMQSVIDAGYDIIGKKMTLLGAGGAATAICVQAALDGVSSIDMFKRKNASWKKTLEFCHKITEETGCPIRLRDISDQTALGESLSDSAILTNATNVGMAPDTDSSPIPDTSMLPKELIVSDIIYNPRETLLLKQAKEAGCPHFNGLYMLLYQGAAAFTCWTGKEMPVTLIKEKYFKK, from the coding sequence ATGAATTATGAAATTACCGGCAAAACGAAACTTACCGGTCTTTTAGGAAGTCCGGTAGCACACAGCATTTCTCCGCAGATGCACAATGAAGCATTTCGTCAGCTTGGTCTTGACTATGTCTATCTTGCCTTTGATGTACCACCGGAGCATCTTGAAGCTGCTGTTTTAGGATTGAAAGCTGCCGGAATTTGTGGTTTTAATCTGACCATGCCACTAAAGGTACATATTATTCCTCTATTGGATGAACTTACTCCGGCCGCTCGTCTTGCTAATGCCGTCAATACCGTTATCGTTAAAGACGGTAAGTTGATTGGACACAATACGGACGGCATCGGATATATGCAATCCGTTATCGATGCAGGATATGATATTATTGGGAAAAAGATGACTTTACTAGGAGCTGGTGGTGCTGCCACTGCAATCTGTGTACAAGCAGCCCTGGATGGTGTTTCTTCCATTGATATGTTCAAACGAAAAAATGCTTCTTGGAAAAAAACATTAGAATTTTGCCATAAAATTACAGAAGAAACCGGTTGTCCGATACGTCTTCGTGATATTTCTGACCAGACAGCTTTGGGAGAGAGTCTTTCTGATAGCGCAATCCTCACCAATGCAACCAACGTAGGAATGGCACCTGATACTGATAGTTCTCCGATTCCGGATACTTCTATGCTTCCCAAGGAGCTCATTGTATCAGACATTATATATAACCCGCGGGAAACTTTATTGCTAAAACAGGCGAAAGAAGCCGGATGTCCACATTTTAACGGTTTATACATGCTGCTTTACCAAGGTGCAGCCGCCTTTACCTGTTGGACTGGAAAAGAAATGCCCGTTACACTTATTAAAGAAAAATATTTTAAAAAATAA
- the aroD gene encoding type I 3-dehydroquinate dehydratase — translation MNIKGKEIGTGRPLVCVPIVEKTSEAILKEANMLAERPVDMIEWRIDWYENSDSGEALRNVTSELAKILKDKILLCTFRSKAQGGEREITREAYIEMLYNFAQQGKADILDVEVCELEQPRKVIEELHQHGAVVVASDHNFSKTPEVDIMTEKLLYMKKIGADIAKLAVMPNSREDVLKLLEATVKTKELCSDYPIITMSMGATGMISRIAGQTFGSCVTFAAVGKASAPGQMPLEDVMMILNKISESMEK, via the coding sequence GTGAATATAAAAGGAAAAGAGATTGGAACAGGCAGACCATTGGTGTGTGTACCGATTGTAGAAAAGACAAGCGAAGCAATTTTAAAAGAGGCAAATATGCTGGCAGAGCGGCCGGTAGATATGATAGAGTGGCGAATCGATTGGTATGAGAACAGTGATTCGGGAGAAGCGTTGCGCAATGTTACGAGTGAATTGGCAAAAATTTTGAAGGACAAGATTCTTTTATGTACTTTCCGTAGCAAAGCGCAGGGGGGAGAAAGGGAAATTACCAGAGAAGCATACATAGAAATGTTGTATAACTTTGCACAACAGGGAAAGGCAGATATTCTGGATGTGGAAGTATGTGAATTAGAGCAACCAAGAAAAGTGATAGAGGAATTGCATCAGCATGGAGCTGTAGTTGTGGCATCGGACCACAATTTTTCTAAGACACCGGAAGTTGACATTATGACAGAAAAACTTCTATATATGAAGAAAATAGGAGCGGATATAGCGAAGCTGGCAGTGATGCCAAATAGTAGAGAAGATGTACTTAAACTTTTAGAAGCAACGGTAAAAACAAAAGAACTTTGCTCAGATTATCCGATAATTACCATGTCTATGGGAGCAACCGGAATGATTTCGAGAATTGCAGGACAGACCTTTGGGTCATGTGTGACCTTTGCGGCGGTCGGAAAAGCTTCTGCGCCCGGTCAGATGCCATTGGAAGACGTTATGATGATTTTAAATAAGATTTCAGAAAGTATGGAAAAATAA
- the recA gene encoding recombinase RecA, with translation MAKDDRLSALDAAIAKIEKDYGKGSIMKLGDSVANMNVETVPTGCLSLDLALGVGGVPKGRIIEIYGPESSGKTTVALHMVAAVQKQGGIAGFIDAEHALDPVYAKNIGVDIDNLYISQPDNGEQALEITETMVRSGAVDIVIVDSVAALVPKAEIDGDMGDSHVGLQARLMSQALRKLTAVISKSNCIVIFINQLREKVGVMFGNPETTTGGRALKFYSSVRMDVRRIETLKQGGEFIGNRVRVKVVKNKVAPPFKEAEFDIMFGQGISREGDILDIAADLGIINKSGAWYAYNGEKIGQGRENAKQYLKENELVCAEVEAKVREHFKPEENKEEPEAKKEAEQDITKE, from the coding sequence ATGGCAAAGGATGATAGATTAAGTGCATTAGACGCGGCAATTGCGAAAATTGAAAAGGATTACGGAAAGGGCTCCATTATGAAATTAGGAGATTCCGTAGCGAATATGAATGTAGAAACAGTACCTACTGGGTGTTTAAGTCTGGATTTAGCTTTAGGAGTAGGTGGCGTACCGAAGGGACGTATCATTGAGATATATGGACCGGAATCTAGTGGTAAGACTACAGTAGCATTACATATGGTAGCAGCAGTACAGAAGCAGGGAGGAATTGCAGGTTTTATTGATGCGGAACATGCATTGGATCCTGTATATGCTAAAAATATAGGGGTAGACATTGATAATCTTTATATTTCACAGCCGGATAACGGAGAGCAGGCATTGGAGATTACAGAAACTATGGTTCGTTCCGGAGCTGTGGATATTGTAATTGTTGACTCGGTAGCAGCGTTAGTTCCAAAGGCGGAAATTGATGGTGATATGGGTGATTCTCATGTGGGGCTTCAGGCAAGGCTAATGTCACAGGCATTGCGTAAGTTAACGGCAGTAATCAGTAAGTCTAACTGTATTGTTATTTTTATCAATCAGCTTCGTGAAAAAGTAGGAGTTATGTTTGGTAATCCTGAGACTACTACCGGAGGACGTGCACTCAAATTTTATTCTTCTGTTCGTATGGATGTAAGAAGAATTGAGACATTGAAACAAGGTGGAGAGTTTATTGGAAACCGTGTCAGAGTAAAAGTGGTCAAGAATAAAGTTGCACCGCCATTTAAAGAAGCAGAATTTGATATCATGTTTGGTCAGGGAATCTCTAGAGAAGGTGATATTCTGGATATTGCGGCAGACCTTGGAATTATTAATAAATCCGGTGCGTGGTATGCTTATAATGGTGAGAAGATTGGTCAAGGACGTGAAAATGCAAAACAATATTTAAAGGAAAATGAATTAGTTTGTGCAGAAGTAGAGGCAAAGGTAAGAGAACATTTTAAGCCGGAAGAAAATAAGGAAGAACCTGAGGCAAAAAAGGAAGCAGAACAGGATATAACAAAGGAGTAG
- a CDS encoding response regulator translates to MSKFNILVIEDEKNICDFITKALSSHGYHAVSVGSGATALSLITSLCPDVILLDLGLPDMDGMEIIKQVRTWSDTPIIVVSARTQEDDKVLALDAGADDYLTKPFGTSELLARIRTSLRHSNKLQNGTGFSQKPYCAKGLKIDFYKRTISINGEFIHLTPVEYKIVAFLAQNSGKVMTYSAVMSNVWGPYAESDNKILRVNMANIRRKLEKNPAEPIYIFTEVGVGYRMTDDEESC, encoded by the coding sequence ATGTCTAAATTTAATATATTAGTAATTGAAGACGAAAAAAATATCTGTGATTTTATTACGAAAGCCCTTTCTTCTCACGGATACCATGCCGTTTCCGTAGGAAGTGGTGCCACTGCCCTTTCTCTAATCACTTCTTTGTGTCCGGATGTTATCCTGCTTGATCTTGGCCTCCCGGATATGGATGGTATGGAAATTATCAAACAAGTTCGCACTTGGTCTGATACCCCTATTATTGTCGTCTCTGCCCGTACCCAAGAAGATGATAAAGTTCTGGCTCTAGATGCCGGTGCCGATGATTACCTTACCAAGCCATTTGGTACTTCGGAACTGCTGGCACGTATCCGCACTTCTCTACGCCATAGTAATAAGCTTCAGAATGGAACGGGATTTTCCCAAAAGCCCTACTGCGCGAAAGGGCTCAAAATTGACTTTTACAAACGTACTATTTCCATTAATGGAGAATTTATTCATTTAACTCCGGTGGAATATAAAATAGTTGCCTTTCTAGCTCAAAATTCCGGAAAAGTTATGACCTATTCCGCTGTCATGAGCAATGTTTGGGGACCTTACGCCGAATCGGATAATAAAATTCTCCGGGTAAACATGGCCAACATTCGCCGCAAACTGGAGAAAAACCCGGCAGAACCCATTTACATTTTCACAGAAGTGGGAGTTGGCTATCGTATGACAGATGATGAAGAATCTTGCTAG
- a CDS encoding shikimate kinase, with product MKSNIYFIGFMGTGKSTVSRHMAAITGYEEIDTDQEIVKQENMRIPEIFEKYGEEYFRNLETEFLKGMQKREHCIVSCGGGMVLREENVKLMKKTGVIVLLTATPETVLERVKNGRERPILNGHMNTTYIKQLMEKRETYYKAAGEIVIPTDGREALDMAKELKQNLESPKFCFDFS from the coding sequence ATGAAAAGCAATATATATTTTATTGGATTTATGGGAACTGGAAAAAGTACTGTTTCCAGACATATGGCAGCGATTACAGGATATGAAGAAATTGATACGGATCAGGAAATTGTGAAACAGGAAAATATGCGTATTCCTGAAATTTTTGAGAAGTATGGAGAAGAATATTTTCGTAATCTGGAAACAGAATTTTTGAAGGGAATGCAAAAGAGGGAACATTGTATTGTATCTTGTGGTGGTGGTATGGTTCTGCGGGAAGAAAATGTAAAGTTAATGAAAAAAACAGGCGTTATCGTATTATTAACAGCAACCCCGGAAACGGTACTGGAACGAGTGAAGAATGGGAGAGAACGTCCGATTTTAAACGGACATATGAATACGACATACATTAAGCAACTGATGGAAAAGCGTGAGACCTACTATAAGGCTGCCGGAGAAATTGTAATTCCTACCGATGGAAGAGAAGCTTTAGATATGGCAAAGGAACTAAAACAAAATCTGGAATCTCCTAAATTTTGCTTTGATTTTTCGTAA
- a CDS encoding stage II sporulation protein M → MGELLRFRKKEWNWKKTAKVVILLAFIIGILLANFMGREKVTGTGVLNDYFVEKFKYTEINRENLFFYIMGERMPMVILGLIFCFCSFGIIIGILNLGWLGLSFGFMLSAAVAKYGVRGILLIIGGMFPQYIFYFVTYVGYCGLAVFLGRGLHKVVPTGNISREQMRMYGMGLFVGGVLVLLFVTGIFLESYMNPIFLKKILKFF, encoded by the coding sequence ATGGGGGAACTATTACGTTTTAGAAAAAAGGAATGGAATTGGAAAAAGACCGCTAAAGTAGTAATACTTCTTGCTTTTATCATTGGTATATTATTGGCAAATTTTATGGGGAGGGAAAAAGTAACAGGCACAGGAGTCTTAAACGATTATTTTGTTGAAAAATTTAAATATACAGAAATCAATCGGGAGAATCTATTTTTTTATATTATGGGGGAAAGGATGCCTATGGTAATATTAGGGTTAATCTTTTGTTTCTGTTCCTTTGGAATTATAATCGGTATATTGAATCTTGGATGGTTGGGACTTTCTTTCGGATTTATGTTATCAGCAGCAGTAGCAAAATATGGAGTAAGAGGGATATTGTTGATTATAGGAGGAATGTTTCCACAATATATCTTCTATTTCGTCACTTATGTAGGGTATTGCGGTTTGGCAGTTTTTCTGGGACGGGGATTGCATAAGGTGGTACCAACAGGAAATATTAGCAGGGAACAGATGCGGATGTATGGTATGGGACTTTTTGTAGGGGGTGTATTAGTGTTGTTATTTGTTACAGGAATTTTTCTGGAAAGTTATATGAATCCAATATTTCTTAAAAAAATCTTAAAATTTTTTTGA
- the rny gene encoding ribonuclease Y, with amino-acid sequence MQGIIIAVVVTLIVAVPITYLVTLAYRKHVVESKIGSAEEKAREIIDEAVKNAETKKREAMLEIKEESIKNKNELDKEIKERRNEIQRNERRIIQKEENVDKKLEAIEKREAGFAAKEEEINKQKAEVARLHEKRVQELERISGLTSEQAKDYLLKTIEDDVKLDTAKLIKEMENKAKEEAGKKAKEYVVSAIQKCAADHVSETTISVVQLPNDEMKGRIIGREGRNIRTLETMTGVDLIIDDTPEAVILSGFDPVRREVARIALEKLIVDGRIHPARIEEMVEKAQKEVETMIREEGEAATLEVGVHGIHPELVRLLGKMKFRTSYGQNALKHSIEVAQLSGLLAAEIGLDVRLAKRAGLLHDIGKSVDHEVEGSHIQIGVDLCRKYKESPIIINAVEAHHGDVEPESLIACLVQAADAISAARPGARRETLETYSNRLKQLEDIANGFKGVDKSFAIQAGREIRIMVVPEQINDADMVLLARDISKQIESELEYPGQIKVNVIRESRVTEYAK; translated from the coding sequence GTGCAAGGAATCATTATCGCTGTAGTGGTCACGTTGATTGTCGCAGTACCTATTACTTACCTTGTGACACTGGCTTACCGTAAGCATGTTGTAGAATCTAAAATCGGAAGCGCAGAAGAAAAGGCAAGAGAAATAATAGATGAAGCTGTTAAAAATGCTGAAACGAAGAAGCGTGAAGCTATGCTCGAGATTAAAGAAGAGTCCATTAAGAACAAGAATGAATTGGACAAAGAAATCAAAGAGCGAAGAAATGAAATTCAACGAAATGAACGGCGTATTATCCAGAAAGAAGAAAATGTGGATAAGAAGTTGGAAGCAATTGAGAAACGAGAGGCAGGTTTTGCAGCAAAGGAAGAAGAAATCAACAAGCAAAAAGCAGAAGTTGCAAGACTACACGAGAAACGTGTGCAGGAACTAGAGAGAATCTCTGGATTAACCTCTGAACAAGCAAAGGATTATCTTTTAAAAACAATTGAAGATGATGTGAAGCTTGATACTGCAAAATTAATTAAAGAAATGGAAAACAAAGCAAAGGAAGAAGCTGGAAAGAAGGCAAAAGAGTATGTCGTAAGTGCTATTCAGAAATGTGCGGCTGATCATGTGTCTGAAACTACAATTTCTGTAGTGCAACTTCCTAATGATGAAATGAAAGGAAGAATCATCGGTAGAGAAGGAAGAAATATTCGTACCCTTGAGACTATGACAGGTGTAGATTTGATTATTGATGATACACCAGAAGCAGTGATTCTTTCTGGATTTGATCCGGTAAGAAGAGAAGTAGCACGTATTGCTTTGGAAAAATTGATTGTGGATGGACGTATTCATCCGGCGAGAATCGAAGAAATGGTAGAAAAGGCTCAGAAAGAAGTAGAAACCATGATTCGAGAAGAAGGAGAGGCAGCAACGTTAGAAGTTGGTGTACATGGTATACATCCAGAACTTGTTCGTTTACTTGGTAAAATGAAATTTAGGACAAGCTATGGACAGAATGCATTAAAGCATTCCATTGAAGTGGCACAGTTATCAGGACTTTTAGCAGCAGAAATTGGTCTTGATGTAAGACTAGCAAAGAGAGCTGGTTTGTTACATGATATTGGAAAGTCTGTAGACCATGAAGTGGAAGGTTCCCACATTCAGATAGGTGTGGATTTGTGTAGAAAATACAAAGAAAGTCCAATTATAATTAATGCAGTAGAAGCACATCATGGAGATGTGGAACCAGAATCTTTGATTGCATGTCTGGTACAGGCAGCTGATGCGATTTCAGCAGCAAGACCGGGGGCAAGAAGAGAAACACTGGAAACATACTCTAACAGATTGAAACAGTTAGAAGATATTGCTAATGGATTTAAGGGTGTTGACAAGTCCTTTGCAATTCAGGCAGGTAGAGAGATTCGTATCATGGTAGTTCCAGAACAGATTAATGATGCAGATATGGTACTGTTAGCGCGTGATATTTCTAAACAGATTGAGAGTGAATTGGAATATCCTGGACAGATTAAGGTAAATGTAATTCGCGAGTCACGTGTTACAGAATATGCAAAATAA
- the xerD gene encoding site-specific tyrosine recombinase XerD, giving the protein MNDEIQKFIVYLKEVKKTSENTVISYERDLKKFNKYCIEQGISGVNQITATGLNSYVLYLEKQGLKPATISRGIASLKAFFHFLQKEGYVKQDVAEDLKAPKVEKKMPSVLTKEETERLLNETNGTSPKELRDGAMLELLYATGIRVSELISLKLEDINLKMEYITCRDGNKERIVPFGQVAKEKLQMYLSEGRAELVTDESSDYLFTNCSGHAMSRQGFWKLVKYYGKKAGITTELTPHTLRHSFAMHLVSNGADLHSVQEMLGHSDISTTQIYANMNQNRIREVYAKAHPRG; this is encoded by the coding sequence ATGAACGACGAGATTCAAAAATTTATCGTATACTTAAAGGAAGTGAAAAAAACTTCTGAAAATACGGTGATTTCTTATGAAAGAGATTTGAAAAAATTTAATAAATATTGTATAGAACAAGGAATCTCAGGCGTAAATCAGATTACAGCAACAGGATTGAATTCATATGTTTTATATCTGGAAAAGCAGGGGCTGAAACCAGCAACTATTTCGCGGGGAATAGCATCCTTGAAGGCATTTTTTCATTTCTTGCAAAAGGAAGGTTATGTGAAACAGGATGTGGCCGAGGATTTGAAGGCACCAAAGGTAGAAAAGAAGATGCCTTCTGTTTTGACAAAAGAGGAGACGGAAAGATTGTTAAATGAAACAAACGGAACATCTCCGAAAGAGTTGCGTGACGGAGCTATGTTGGAATTGTTGTATGCTACCGGAATCAGAGTGTCAGAATTGATTTCATTGAAATTAGAGGATATCAATCTAAAGATGGAATATATTACTTGTCGCGACGGAAATAAAGAGCGAATTGTGCCTTTTGGACAAGTGGCAAAAGAGAAACTTCAGATGTATCTTTCAGAAGGAAGAGCGGAGCTAGTGACAGATGAGTCGAGTGATTATCTTTTTACCAATTGTTCAGGTCATGCCATGAGCAGGCAGGGATTTTGGAAACTGGTAAAGTATTATGGAAAAAAAGCCGGAATTACAACGGAGTTGACACCGCATACATTGCGTCATTCTTTTGCAATGCATTTGGTAAGTAATGGAGCAGATTTACATTCTGTGCAGGAAATGTTAGGACATTCGGATATTTCTACTACGCAGATATATGCCAATATGAATCAAAACAGAATACGTGAGGTATATGCAAAAGCGCATCCTAGAGGATAA
- the trxA gene encoding thioredoxin — MATMKFTMDNFETEVLKSDVPVLVDFWATWCGPCQMQGPVVEQAADEMAGIAKVGKLNVDEEGALAQQFGVMSIPTLIVFKDGKEAGRAVGFQTLEQIKKLMA, encoded by the coding sequence ATGGCAACAATGAAGTTTACAATGGACAATTTTGAAACAGAGGTATTAAAGAGTGATGTACCGGTATTAGTAGATTTCTGGGCAACATGGTGTGGTCCGTGTCAGATGCAAGGACCGGTAGTAGAGCAGGCGGCAGACGAGATGGCAGGAATTGCTAAGGTGGGAAAACTTAATGTAGACGAAGAGGGAGCATTGGCACAACAGTTTGGTGTTATGAGTATCCCAACTTTAATTGTATTTAAAGATGGAAAAGAAGCAGGACGAGCAGTTGGATTCCAGACATTGGAGCAGATTAAAAAATTAATGGCTTGA
- a CDS encoding NUDIX hydrolase, which yields MIKRVKRELIYQGSILDIYSDSMELPDGKIEKWDYVEHRKGAAAVVAVLDDGRLLVVRQYRNALERFTLEIPAGARDSVTEPTSECAARELEEETGYRCENLEFLISLKTTVAFCNELIDVYVARNLISSKQRLDEGEEIELKAYTLEELCQKIYQGEIQDGKTIAAIMAYKNKYHL from the coding sequence GTGATAAAACGTGTAAAAAGAGAATTGATATACCAAGGTTCTATTTTAGATATTTATAGTGATTCGATGGAATTACCGGATGGAAAAATAGAAAAATGGGATTATGTGGAACACAGAAAAGGAGCAGCTGCAGTAGTTGCAGTTTTAGATGATGGAAGATTACTGGTGGTACGACAGTATCGAAATGCATTAGAGCGTTTTACATTGGAAATTCCAGCGGGAGCAAGAGATTCTGTTACAGAACCGACTTCAGAATGTGCAGCAAGAGAATTAGAAGAGGAAACGGGATATCGTTGTGAAAATTTGGAATTTTTAATTTCGCTAAAAACTACCGTGGCATTTTGCAATGAACTTATAGATGTATATGTAGCGAGAAATTTAATTTCATCAAAGCAGAGATTGGATGAAGGAGAGGAAATTGAATTAAAGGCGTATACATTGGAAGAACTATGTCAGAAAATTTATCAGGGAGAGATTCAGGATGGCAAGACAATAGCTGCTATTATGGCGTACAAGAATAAGTATCATTTATAA
- a CDS encoding regulatory protein RecX has product MLITQISELDKKRMMIRTEEGISFVLYKGEIRKFGLKEEQELTSEVYEEIRNEILIKRARKRAMFLLEKMDRTESQLRDKLRQGFYGEDIIEDAISYVKHYHYIDDNRYARTYVRCQKERKSKRQIRVDLIQKGVDREVIEMAIEAEYEAETEQELIMKWIEKRHYVIGSNDIKEKQKMYQFLMRKGFRSEDVLRVLE; this is encoded by the coding sequence ATGCTGATTACACAGATTTCTGAATTAGATAAGAAACGTATGATGATACGGACAGAAGAAGGAATTTCTTTTGTCTTATACAAAGGAGAGATTCGTAAGTTTGGTTTGAAAGAAGAGCAGGAACTTACAAGCGAAGTATATGAAGAAATTCGAAATGAGATTTTAATAAAAAGAGCCAGAAAGCGAGCCATGTTTTTGTTAGAAAAGATGGACCGAACAGAGTCGCAGCTTAGAGATAAGCTGCGACAGGGCTTTTACGGGGAAGATATCATAGAAGATGCGATTTCTTATGTGAAGCATTATCATTATATTGATGATAATCGTTATGCAAGAACTTATGTTAGATGTCAGAAAGAACGAAAAAGCAAGCGTCAGATAAGAGTAGACTTGATACAAAAGGGAGTTGACCGTGAGGTTATTGAGATGGCAATAGAAGCTGAATACGAAGCGGAAACAGAACAAGAACTGATTATGAAGTGGATAGAAAAGAGACATTATGTTATTGGAAGTAATGACATTAAGGAGAAACAGAAAATGTATCAGTTTTTAATGCGCAAGGGGTTTCGTTCAGAGGATGTTTTACGGGTTTTAGAATGA
- a CDS encoding 3-deoxy-7-phosphoheptulonate synthase, which translates to MSFTFLKQLPSPGAIKEQYPLSAKAVETKKERDKMISDIITGASDKFLVIIGPCSADNEDAVCDYINRLSRVQEKVADRVVIVPRIYTNKPRTTGEGYKGIAHQPDPEKKPDMVAGLIAMRKMHIRALEESGLSSADEMLYPENFSYMEDLLSYVAIGARSVEDQHHRLTVSGFDVPAGMKNPTSGDFSVMLNSVYAAQHPHHFVYRGYEVRTSGNPLTHVVLRGSVNKRGVSLPNYHYEDLECLIRMYDKMDLVNPAAIIDSNHANSNKQYEQQVRIVKEVMHNRQISPDIKKMVKGVMIESYIEPGCQKVGDHIYGKSITDPCLGWKESEELIYHIAEMA; encoded by the coding sequence ATGAGTTTTACATTTTTAAAACAGCTTCCCTCCCCGGGAGCAATCAAAGAACAATATCCACTTTCCGCAAAGGCAGTGGAAACAAAAAAAGAAAGAGACAAAATGATTAGCGACATTATCACCGGCGCTTCTGATAAATTTTTAGTTATCATCGGACCTTGTTCCGCTGACAATGAAGATGCTGTCTGCGATTATATCAACCGATTAAGCCGCGTGCAGGAAAAGGTTGCTGACCGTGTAGTTATTGTTCCACGTATTTATACCAACAAACCACGTACCACAGGTGAGGGCTATAAAGGAATTGCTCATCAGCCAGACCCTGAAAAGAAACCGGATATGGTAGCCGGCTTAATTGCAATGCGTAAAATGCACATTCGTGCTTTAGAAGAAAGTGGACTTTCTTCTGCAGACGAAATGTTGTATCCTGAAAACTTCAGTTACATGGAAGACTTGCTCTCCTACGTTGCCATTGGAGCTCGTTCTGTAGAAGACCAGCATCATCGTCTTACCGTCAGTGGATTCGACGTTCCTGCCGGAATGAAAAACCCAACCAGCGGAGACTTTTCTGTTATGTTAAACTCTGTATATGCAGCACAACATCCACATCACTTTGTATACCGCGGTTACGAAGTTCGCACCAGTGGAAATCCATTAACTCATGTTGTTTTACGTGGTTCTGTTAATAAACGTGGAGTTTCTCTCCCAAATTACCACTATGAAGACCTTGAATGTTTAATTCGTATGTATGATAAAATGGACTTGGTAAATCCTGCTGCTATTATTGATTCCAACCATGCAAATTCTAACAAACAGTATGAACAGCAGGTTCGTATTGTAAAAGAAGTAATGCACAACCGTCAAATTTCACCGGACATCAAAAAAATGGTAAAAGGTGTCATGATTGAAAGCTATATTGAGCCCGGATGCCAAAAAGTCGGTGATCACATTTATGGAAAGTCCATTACAGACCCATGTTTGGGCTGGAAAGAATCCGAAGAATTAATTTATCACATTGCTGAGATGGCATAA
- a CDS encoding sensor histidine kinase: protein MKKCLHSQKLHDFLIASFLLLSSTIFCFILFFCISKNSANIALLYLLGIIAIAYYTNGYFYGILACLVGVALINYFFTAPYFSINFTIADYPFSFLFMLAASVITSTTTSHLKKQAETLALHEKQLAEADKEKMRANLLRAISHDLRTPVTSILGALSALEENDDYSPQEKKKIIHNIYDDASWLLNMGDNLLSITRIQGPDSKLKTSPELVEEIISEAVIRFKKRFPSAEIEVSIPDEFLLIPMDATLIEQVIINLLENALVHSKSQKPIKLLVENQPDTICFHVIDYGIGIDPKCLDSIFDGTCGSSPSDVRKGMGIGLSICKTIISAHNGSLTARNHQHGAEFLFTLPKENSNV from the coding sequence ATGAAAAAATGCTTGCATTCACAAAAATTACACGACTTTTTAATTGCATCGTTTCTGCTGCTTTCCAGCACTATATTTTGTTTTATTCTGTTTTTCTGTATTTCAAAAAATTCCGCAAATATTGCACTTTTATATCTCTTAGGAATCATAGCCATTGCTTACTATACCAATGGTTATTTTTATGGTATTCTTGCTTGCTTAGTGGGCGTGGCTCTTATTAACTACTTTTTTACCGCACCATATTTCTCTATAAATTTCACTATTGCCGATTACCCTTTCAGTTTTTTATTCATGCTTGCTGCCTCTGTTATTACAAGTACTACTACCTCTCACTTAAAAAAACAAGCTGAAACACTGGCACTTCATGAAAAACAACTGGCAGAGGCTGACAAAGAAAAAATGCGTGCAAATCTTCTTAGAGCTATTTCACATGATTTACGCACTCCTGTGACCAGTATCCTCGGAGCTCTCTCTGCTTTAGAAGAAAATGACGATTATTCACCACAAGAGAAGAAAAAAATCATTCACAATATTTATGATGATGCCAGCTGGCTTCTAAATATGGGCGACAACCTTCTCTCCATTACACGCATTCAAGGACCCGATTCCAAATTAAAAACTTCGCCCGAACTGGTAGAAGAAATTATATCTGAGGCTGTTATTCGTTTCAAAAAGCGTTTTCCTTCTGCTGAAATTGAAGTCTCTATCCCTGATGAATTTTTGCTAATTCCTATGGATGCCACACTCATCGAACAAGTAATAATAAATCTTTTGGAAAATGCTCTGGTTCATTCCAAAAGTCAAAAACCAATAAAACTTTTAGTTGAAAATCAGCCTGATACGATTTGCTTTCATGTTATTGATTACGGAATTGGAATTGATCCTAAATGCTTAGATAGTATTTTTGACGGAACCTGTGGCTCTAGTCCTTCTGATGTCAGAAAAGGAATGGGAATTGGTCTTTCCATCTGCAAAACCATTATTTCTGCTCATAATGGTTCTCTTACTGCTCGTAACCACCAACATGGCGCAGAATTTTTATTTACATTACCAAAGGAGAATTCAAATGTCTAA